A genomic window from Sulfurimonas sp. hsl 1-7 includes:
- the rplK gene encoding 50S ribosomal protein L11, whose amino-acid sequence MAKKVMDYIKLQIDAGKANPAPPVGPALGQRGVNIMEFCKAFNEKTKDKMGFKVPVVITVYNDRSFSFITKQPPASELLKKAAGLKKGSDNPLKNKVGKITRAQLMEVVESKIEDLNTDDKDMAANTIAGQARSMGIEIVD is encoded by the coding sequence ATGGCAAAAAAAGTCATGGACTATATCAAGCTACAAATTGACGCTGGTAAAGCTAATCCAGCTCCACCGGTAGGACCAGCACTAGGACAACGTGGTGTTAACATCATGGAATTCTGTAAAGCATTCAATGAAAAAACAAAAGATAAAATGGGATTCAAAGTTCCTGTTGTTATCACTGTTTACAACGATAGAAGTTTCTCTTTTATCACTAAACAACCACCTGCATCTGAACTTTTAAAGAAAGCAGCTGGACTTAAAAAAGGTAGTGACAATCCACTTAAAAACAAAGTTGGAAAAATCACTCGTGCACAACTTATGGAAGTTGTTGAGTCTAAGATTGAAGATTTAAATACTGATGATAAAGATATGGCAGCAAACACTATTGCTGGTCAAGCTCGTTCAATGGGTATCGAAATCGTAGATTAA
- the nusG gene encoding transcription termination/antitermination protein NusG, with product MAHQWYSIQTYGSDRAVRDAIFNMIEEYGLQEHITDVIVPTEDVIEVKDGKKKVSERSLYSGYVFAKIDLNTEIQHMIQSIPKVSGFIGEGNHPTPLSEHDINVILDRVNNRQAPKPKVFFDSGETVRIIDGPFANFTATVDEYDLEHGTLKLNVSIFGRATPVDISYTQVEKII from the coding sequence ATGGCACATCAATGGTACTCAATCCAGACCTATGGAAGTGACAGAGCAGTTAGAGATGCTATCTTCAATATGATTGAAGAGTATGGACTGCAAGAACACATTACTGACGTAATTGTTCCAACGGAAGACGTTATCGAAGTAAAAGACGGTAAGAAAAAAGTTTCAGAGAGATCTCTTTATAGTGGGTATGTATTCGCTAAAATTGATCTAAATACTGAAATACAACACATGATCCAATCTATCCCTAAAGTATCAGGGTTTATTGGAGAAGGGAACCATCCAACACCTCTAAGCGAGCATGATATTAATGTTATCTTAGATCGTGTAAATAATCGTCAGGCACCAAAACCAAAAGTATTTTTTGATAGCGGTGAAACTGTACGTATTATTGATGGACCGTTTGCAAACTTCACAGCGACTGTGGATGAGTACGATTTAGAACATGGTACTCTAAAACTCAACGTTTCAATTTTCGGTAGAGCTACTCCTGTAGATATCTCTTACACGCAAGTTGAAAAAATAATTTAA
- a CDS encoding thioredoxin family protein gives MQTIEEIENKIKENLAVMVYFSAPTCNVCHALKPKLLEAIDANFKEFEIVSVDTSIDQEVAAHFSVFTIPTVLIFLDGREFLRKSRHMSVDEVIREIKRPYEIMIS, from the coding sequence ATGCAAACAATAGAAGAGATAGAAAATAAAATTAAAGAAAATCTGGCTGTAATGGTGTACTTCTCAGCACCGACTTGTAATGTGTGTCATGCACTTAAACCAAAACTTCTTGAAGCGATCGATGCAAACTTTAAAGAGTTTGAGATTGTAAGTGTAGATACTTCGATCGATCAAGAGGTAGCTGCGCACTTTAGTGTTTTTACGATCCCGACGGTACTTATCTTTTTAGACGGCAGAGAGTTTTTAAGAAAATCTCGTCATATGTCAGTTGATGAGGTGATCCGTGAGATCAAACGCCCTTATGAGATTATGATCTCATAA
- a CDS encoding AEC family transporter → MSSIIFSILSIYVFIVMGYIAKRSFKEKIDDKTITLLNVYFLQVFLTFWGLLIHPVDITLLYAPSIYFVIVLIALIISALFARYLFTQKKEYSIAMVAALIGNTGNLGIPLNIAIFGEESIPYTTVVNLVNVFVVYTIGVYYYSRGSFDIKTSLLNIVKLPILWAAIIAITLSVFHYKPSDEIMKMLMMGAYASMTMQLFLFGVYLYGTKIKEINKTLITWVLSFKFLLLPIVTFIVLYFIELDPMIKGIIFIELLMPLAVANVNLASLYECEPKVVTALVLISSVLFLGIIFLGVKVLTYL, encoded by the coding sequence ATGAGTTCAATTATATTTAGTATTTTAAGTATCTATGTTTTTATCGTCATGGGTTACATTGCCAAACGCAGTTTCAAAGAGAAGATCGACGATAAAACGATCACCTTGCTTAACGTCTATTTTTTACAAGTTTTTTTAACATTTTGGGGACTTTTAATACATCCTGTAGATATTACACTTCTTTATGCTCCCAGTATTTATTTTGTGATCGTTCTTATAGCCTTAATCATTTCAGCTCTTTTTGCACGTTATCTTTTCACTCAGAAGAAAGAGTACTCAATAGCTATGGTGGCAGCTCTGATCGGAAATACAGGAAATTTAGGGATACCGCTCAATATAGCAATCTTCGGTGAGGAGTCTATCCCCTATACGACTGTCGTAAACCTTGTTAATGTATTTGTAGTTTATACGATCGGAGTTTATTACTACTCACGAGGCAGTTTTGATATTAAAACTTCATTACTGAACATAGTGAAACTTCCCATTCTTTGGGCAGCGATTATTGCGATCACATTAAGTGTTTTTCATTATAAACCGAGTGATGAGATTATGAAGATGTTGATGATGGGTGCTTATGCTTCCATGACAATGCAGCTCTTTTTATTTGGTGTTTATCTTTACGGCACGAAAATCAAAGAGATCAACAAAACTCTGATCACTTGGGTGCTTAGTTTTAAGTTTTTACTCCTGCCTATCGTAACATTTATAGTGCTTTACTTTATAGAACTTGACCCGATGATCAAAGGGATCATATTTATAGAGCTCCTTATGCCGCTGGCCGTTGCCAATGTAAACCTCGCATCGCTCTACGAGTGTGAACCAAAAGTGGTAACAGCTTTAGTCCTTATCTCTTCTGTTTTGTTTTTAGGTATTATCTTCTTGGGAGTAAAGGTTTTAACATACTTATGA
- a CDS encoding YaaA family protein, protein MLKILFSPSEGKNVGGDTAAKEIFGAVSARDEILRTYNEIVNSGDEEKITALFGIKKFDDCKPYIEDIFDAPLMSAIERYDGVAYDYLQYSSLDKNAQNYLKENTIIFSNLYGPLLGGDPIANYKVKQGNSIGEIAPDKFYKDRFSYQLDLYLSNSDILDLRAGYYDKFYKTTQPYTTLKFLKNGKTVSHWAKAYRGIVLREIAKAGITSLEEFNKLEIENLQVKEIKKTKNKTEIVYEIVE, encoded by the coding sequence ATGTTAAAAATACTTTTTTCACCTTCTGAAGGGAAAAATGTCGGCGGTGATACAGCTGCTAAAGAGATCTTTGGAGCCGTATCAGCCAGAGATGAGATTTTACGAACTTATAATGAGATCGTAAACAGTGGTGACGAAGAGAAGATCACGGCTCTTTTTGGGATCAAGAAGTTTGACGACTGCAAACCGTATATAGAAGATATTTTTGACGCACCGCTTATGAGTGCCATTGAGAGATATGACGGAGTAGCGTATGACTATCTACAGTACAGTTCATTAGACAAAAACGCACAAAACTACCTCAAAGAAAATACTATCATATTTTCAAACCTATACGGGCCGCTGCTTGGTGGAGACCCGATAGCAAACTATAAAGTAAAACAGGGTAACTCCATAGGTGAGATAGCACCCGATAAATTTTACAAAGATCGCTTTTCGTATCAACTTGATCTCTATCTTTCAAACAGTGATATCTTGGATCTTCGTGCAGGCTATTACGACAAGTTTTATAAAACTACTCAACCCTACACTACGCTAAAGTTTTTGAAAAATGGAAAGACGGTGTCACACTGGGCAAAAGCATATCGCGGTATAGTACTGCGTGAGATTGCAAAAGCAGGGATCACATCTTTGGAAGAGTTTAATAAACTCGAAATTGAAAACCTTCAAGTCAAAGAGATTAAAAAAACAAAAAATAAAACTGAAATAGTATATGAGATCGTAGAATGA
- a CDS encoding adenylate/guanylate cyclase domain-containing protein — protein sequence MRFSVVAFLTVLFVLFLQFEKIELLESFAQRFNDINFQLTQKKINPDVVVVAIDEKSVNHFGRWPWDRAVLAEGIVKLQDADVLALDMVFSEPTPSDEKFSEVLGSLDNSICGFFLRTNATQELGEAQLDILQNSSLDLLQTKMKEGNKFLKADYAELNVEPILDSCTLQGAFSTLSSSDKLYRFYPTAFYLHNSLYPSLGLQSLRLKFNRDVDRKNANTLLLNQLSIPINEHGFTRLNFYKKNEYKTISFLDLYNGDVKSSELKEKIVLFGVTEMGIGDVVPTPIGNLYGVYIHYTFLSNFLNNELIFEAQWLNLVFTATIMLLVLLYILYMKKVFSRVVAYVLSYAVLFITAKALFINYSIYIDTFYPLLALILSAFIQEFILFYIHEKDARFIKKAFSSYLSRELLNKLANSEKSLELGGEKKELSILFSDIRNFTTISEEMNDPQKLIHLLNRYFTPMTQAVMDNKGMLDKYIGDAVMAFFNAPVDVENHAEAACRCALDMREKLARLNEELEGDGIAPIHIGVGINTGEAVVGNMGATKRFNYTIIGDSVNLASRLESKTKEFGVDIIISSYTYEFVKDLFICKDLGYTAIKGKKDEVKIYQLVSDKNDIITAKVE from the coding sequence ATGAGATTTAGTGTAGTTGCATTTTTAACGGTACTGTTTGTCCTTTTTTTACAATTTGAGAAAATTGAACTACTAGAGTCTTTTGCGCAAAGATTTAACGATATCAATTTTCAGCTCACTCAGAAAAAGATAAATCCGGACGTAGTAGTAGTAGCGATTGATGAGAAAAGCGTAAACCATTTTGGACGCTGGCCTTGGGATAGAGCAGTTTTGGCTGAGGGAATTGTAAAACTGCAAGATGCTGATGTGCTCGCTTTAGATATGGTGTTTTCAGAACCTACACCTTCTGATGAAAAGTTTTCAGAAGTATTAGGTAGTTTAGATAATAGTATCTGCGGATTTTTTCTAAGAACAAATGCTACACAAGAGCTTGGTGAAGCACAGCTAGATATTTTGCAAAACTCAAGTTTAGACCTGCTGCAAACAAAAATGAAAGAGGGAAACAAGTTTTTAAAAGCAGATTATGCAGAGTTAAACGTAGAACCGATATTGGACTCTTGTACACTACAGGGTGCTTTTTCAACACTCTCTTCAAGTGACAAGCTTTATAGATTTTATCCTACTGCATTTTATCTTCATAATTCACTTTACCCATCACTGGGTTTACAAAGTTTACGTTTGAAATTTAACAGGGATGTTGATCGTAAAAATGCAAACACTTTGCTTCTAAACCAGCTCTCAATACCAATTAACGAACATGGATTTACCAGACTTAATTTTTATAAGAAGAATGAGTATAAAACGATCTCATTTTTGGACCTTTATAACGGTGATGTGAAAAGTTCCGAGCTCAAAGAGAAGATCGTTCTCTTTGGCGTGACGGAGATGGGGATTGGTGATGTTGTCCCGACACCGATCGGGAATCTTTACGGGGTATATATCCACTATACATTTTTATCCAACTTTTTAAATAATGAACTTATCTTCGAAGCACAGTGGCTCAATTTAGTTTTTACAGCAACAATAATGCTACTTGTGCTCCTTTATATACTTTATATGAAGAAGGTTTTTTCTAGAGTCGTTGCATATGTGCTCTCTTATGCTGTTTTATTTATAACAGCAAAAGCTCTTTTTATTAACTACTCTATCTATATCGATACGTTTTACCCATTACTTGCATTGATACTGAGTGCATTCATTCAAGAGTTTATCCTTTTTTATATTCATGAAAAAGATGCCAGATTTATTAAAAAAGCATTTTCTAGTTATCTCTCGCGCGAACTACTCAATAAACTGGCAAATAGTGAAAAGTCTTTAGAGCTTGGCGGCGAGAAAAAAGAGCTGAGTATCCTTTTTAGCGATATACGTAATTTTACGACAATATCTGAGGAGATGAATGATCCTCAAAAACTGATCCATCTTTTAAATAGGTACTTTACTCCAATGACTCAGGCAGTTATGGATAATAAAGGGATGCTCGATAAATATATAGGTGATGCGGTAATGGCATTTTTTAATGCACCTGTAGATGTTGAAAATCATGCTGAGGCAGCTTGCAGGTGTGCATTGGATATGAGAGAAAAACTAGCACGCTTAAATGAAGAGCTTGAAGGTGACGGTATAGCCCCTATACATATAGGGGTAGGTATCAATACCGGTGAAGCTGTTGTTGGAAATATGGGTGCAACAAAAAGGTTTAACTACACCATAATTGGCGATAGTGTAAACCTTGCTTCACGACTAGAGTCAAAAACCAAAGAGTTTGGAGTAGATATAATTATCTCCAGTTATACGTATGAATTTGTAAAAGATCTTTTTATCTGTAAGGACTTAGGCTATACAGCCATTAAGGGTAAAAAAGATGAGGTGAAGATCTATCAACTCGTCTCTGATAAAAATGATATAATAACTGCCAAGGTGGAATGA
- the rplL gene encoding 50S ribosomal protein L7/L12, with the protein MAVTKEDVLEFISGLSVLELSELVKEFEEKFGVSAQPVAVAGVAGDAGAGAGAEQTEFNVVITDAGAKKIGVIKVVRELTGLGLKEAKDACENLPSTIKEGVDKDVAEEAKAKLEEAGATVEVK; encoded by the coding sequence ATGGCTGTTACTAAAGAAGATGTATTAGAGTTCATCTCTGGACTTTCTGTACTTGAGCTTTCTGAGCTTGTAAAAGAATTTGAAGAAAAATTTGGTGTATCTGCACAACCTGTAGCTGTTGCTGGTGTTGCTGGTGATGCTGGTGCTGGTGCTGGTGCTGAGCAAACTGAATTCAACGTTGTTATCACTGATGCTGGTGCTAAAAAAATCGGTGTAATTAAAGTTGTTCGTGAACTTACTGGTTTAGGATTAAAAGAAGCTAAAGATGCATGTGAAAACTTACCATCTACAATCAAAGAAGGTGTAGATAAAGATGTTGCTGAAGAAGCTAAAGCTAAATTAGAAGAAGCTGGTGCAACAGTAGAAGTTAAATAA
- a CDS encoding MBL fold metallo-hydrolase, whose amino-acid sequence MKNIWLTHQHLDHIVDIAYIIDNYFGIRKNTINILGTKGTIDAIKKHFLNDEVWPDFSKIKLPNNEMVVKYTEIELGREYKISENESIKAFDTEHTDSSCGYIYTRDGSSILITADTANLESAIKEIEKDNSINSVVLECSFPNELENLAVESKHLTPKMLFESLKNVKRKDFQLYINHIKPTFILQIAQEIEENKGLFSPKLVKDGDFLQF is encoded by the coding sequence GTGAAAAACATTTGGCTAACTCATCAACATCTTGACCATATAGTTGATATTGCCTATATTATAGATAACTATTTCGGTATCAGAAAAAATACTATTAACATCCTTGGAACAAAAGGGACCATTGATGCTATCAAAAAACATTTTCTCAATGATGAAGTTTGGCCTGATTTCTCTAAAATAAAACTACCAAACAATGAGATGGTTGTAAAATATACAGAGATAGAACTCGGCCGTGAATATAAGATATCTGAGAACGAGTCTATAAAAGCTTTTGATACTGAACATACCGATTCAAGTTGCGGTTATATATATACACGCGATGGTAGCTCTATTTTAATTACTGCAGATACAGCAAATCTAGAGAGTGCTATAAAGGAGATAGAAAAAGACAATTCTATTAATAGTGTAGTCTTAGAATGCTCTTTTCCAAATGAATTAGAAAACTTAGCAGTTGAGAGTAAACATTTAACACCAAAAATGTTGTTTGAGAGTTTAAAAAATGTAAAAAGAAAAGATTTTCAACTCTATATTAATCATATAAAGCCAACTTTTATTCTACAAATTGCACAAGAGATCGAAGAAAACAAGGGGTTATTTAGCCCTAAATTAGTAAAAGATGGAGATTTTTTACAATTTTAG
- the rplA gene encoding 50S ribosomal protein L1 encodes MSKRYKQLLEKVDSSKSYTIEEASSTVKELKSAKFDETVEIAMNLNVDPRHADQMVRGAIVLPHGTGKTVRVAVFAKGAKADEAKAAGADIVGTDELVAQIKEGNIDFDIVVAAPDCMGLVGQVGRILGPKGLMPNPKTGTVTPDVATAVNNVKGGQVNFRVDKKGNIHAGIGKVSFDANKIAENLTTFVQAINKQKPASSKGRYIKNAALSLTMSPAIKLDVTELLDTK; translated from the coding sequence ATGAGTAAAAGATATAAACAATTATTAGAAAAAGTTGATAGTTCAAAATCTTATACAATTGAAGAAGCATCTTCAACTGTAAAAGAACTAAAAAGTGCAAAATTTGACGAAACTGTTGAAATTGCAATGAATTTAAATGTTGATCCACGTCACGCTGACCAAATGGTACGTGGTGCAATCGTTCTTCCACACGGTACTGGTAAAACTGTACGTGTTGCAGTATTTGCTAAAGGTGCTAAAGCTGATGAAGCTAAAGCTGCTGGTGCTGATATCGTTGGTACTGACGAATTAGTAGCACAAATTAAAGAGGGTAATATCGATTTCGATATCGTTGTTGCTGCTCCAGACTGTATGGGTCTTGTTGGTCAAGTTGGTCGTATCCTTGGGCCAAAAGGTTTAATGCCTAACCCTAAAACTGGTACTGTAACTCCAGATGTTGCAACTGCTGTTAACAATGTTAAAGGTGGTCAAGTAAACTTCCGTGTTGACAAAAAAGGTAACATTCATGCTGGTATTGGTAAAGTAAGTTTTGATGCTAACAAAATTGCTGAAAACTTAACTACTTTTGTACAAGCTATTAATAAACAAAAACCAGCTTCTTCAAAAGGTCGTTACATTAAAAATGCTGCACTTAGTTTAACTATGTCTCCAGCTATTAAACTAGATGTAACTGAACTTTTAGATACTAAATAG
- a CDS encoding TrmH family RNA methyltransferase — protein sequence MKQDSQEYKQRKAFFEKLITLYGRNVVVEVLQDKNIEVHKLHLAKSNKPDGAIKKIMQLAKQRNIEITYHEKNALSRISKNAKQDQGVAIDVFSKTYQNADAIKELQEYRLIALDGIQNPQNLGMIIRSCAAGNVDGIILPKKNSAKISPLVIKASAGTLFKIPIYFCDSLENVLGELDNAKIYALSLEAKNSLYDLKPSNKSIFVLGNESEGVSSEVQKLCNDSLIIPMNRGVESLNVAVTASLIAFMRS from the coding sequence ATGAAACAAGATTCACAAGAGTATAAACAAAGAAAAGCATTTTTTGAAAAGCTGATCACCCTTTACGGGCGTAATGTCGTTGTAGAAGTACTGCAAGATAAAAACATCGAAGTACACAAACTTCACCTTGCAAAATCGAATAAACCTGACGGTGCAATTAAAAAGATTATGCAGCTGGCAAAACAGCGTAATATAGAGATCACTTACCATGAAAAAAATGCCCTTAGCCGCATCAGTAAAAATGCTAAGCAGGATCAGGGTGTAGCGATCGATGTTTTTTCAAAAACCTATCAAAATGCAGATGCGATCAAAGAGTTGCAAGAGTATAGACTTATCGCACTTGACGGAATTCAAAATCCTCAAAATCTTGGAATGATCATTAGAAGCTGTGCGGCTGGTAATGTAGATGGAATAATACTTCCGAAAAAGAATTCTGCAAAGATCTCACCTCTTGTGATCAAAGCAAGTGCCGGGACACTTTTTAAGATACCTATCTATTTTTGCGACAGTTTGGAAAATGTTTTAGGGGAGCTTGATAATGCGAAGATATATGCTCTTTCACTTGAAGCAAAGAACTCTTTGTATGATCTCAAACCCTCAAACAAATCTATCTTTGTTTTGGGAAATGAGAGCGAGGGGGTAAGCTCGGAAGTACAAAAACTATGTAACGACTCTTTAATTATCCCAATGAACAGAGGGGTTGAGTCACTCAACGTTGCAGTGACTGCCTCACTGATCGCTTTTATGAGATCATAA
- the tuf gene encoding elongation factor Tu: MAKEKFERNKPHVNIGTIGHVDHGKTTLTAAITAVLAVKNDAKFMDYDQIDNAPEERERGITIATSHVEYETDTRHYAHVDCPGHADYVKNMITGAAQMDGAILVVSAADGPMPQTREHILLSKQVGVPYIVVFMNKEDMVDDEELLELVEMEIRELLDQYEFPGDDTPIVAGSALKALEEAKTGTLGEWSDKILKLMAEVDAYIPEPTRETDKDFLMPVEDVFSISGRGTVVTGRIERGLVKVGDNVEIVGIRDTQTTTVTGVEMFRKEMEQGEAGDNCGILIRGIGKDEVERGQVLCKPGSITPHTKFTAEIYVLSKDEGGRHTPFFTNYRPQFYVRTTDVTGAITLPEGTEMVMPGDNVSITVELIHPIAMEKGTKFAIREGGRTVGAGVVAEILA, translated from the coding sequence ATGGCAAAAGAAAAGTTTGAACGTAACAAACCCCATGTTAACATTGGTACAATTGGTCACGTTGACCACGGTAAAACTACATTAACAGCTGCTATCACTGCAGTTTTAGCTGTTAAGAATGATGCAAAATTTATGGATTATGATCAAATCGATAATGCACCAGAAGAAAGAGAGCGTGGTATTACAATCGCTACTTCACACGTTGAGTACGAAACTGATACACGTCACTATGCGCACGTTGACTGTCCAGGTCACGCGGATTATGTTAAAAACATGATTACTGGTGCTGCTCAAATGGACGGTGCTATTCTAGTTGTTTCTGCTGCGGACGGCCCGATGCCACAAACTCGTGAGCATATCCTTCTTTCAAAACAAGTAGGTGTACCGTACATCGTTGTTTTCATGAACAAAGAAGATATGGTTGATGATGAAGAGTTATTAGAATTAGTTGAAATGGAAATTCGTGAACTTCTTGATCAATACGAATTCCCAGGTGACGATACTCCAATCGTAGCTGGTTCAGCTCTTAAAGCTCTTGAAGAAGCAAAAACTGGTACTCTTGGTGAGTGGTCAGATAAAATCCTTAAGCTTATGGCTGAAGTAGATGCTTATATCCCAGAGCCAACTCGTGAAACTGATAAAGATTTCTTAATGCCAGTTGAAGATGTGTTCTCAATTTCTGGTCGTGGTACAGTTGTTACTGGACGTATCGAGCGTGGTTTAGTTAAAGTTGGTGATAATGTTGAGATCGTTGGTATCCGTGACACTCAAACAACTACTGTAACAGGTGTTGAAATGTTCCGTAAAGAGATGGAGCAAGGTGAAGCTGGTGATAACTGTGGTATCCTTATCCGTGGTATTGGTAAAGATGAAGTTGAGCGTGGTCAAGTTCTTTGTAAGCCAGGTTCAATCACTCCACACACTAAATTTACTGCTGAGATCTATGTACTAAGTAAAGATGAGGGTGGTCGTCATACTCCATTCTTCACTAACTACCGTCCACAGTTCTACGTACGTACAACAGACGTAACAGGTGCAATTACTTTACCAGAAGGTACTGAAATGGTTATGCCAGGTGACAACGTAAGCATTACTGTTGAACTAATTCACCCAATTGCTATGGAAAAAGGTACTAAGTTCGCTATCCGTGAAGGTGGTAGAACAGTTGGTGCTGGTGTTGTAGCTGAGATTCTTGCGTAA
- the secE gene encoding preprotein translocase subunit SecE, translated as MNLGKHIQNAKLELSKVIFPTKGQVKQAYIAVIVVVSVIAAFLALVDLLMSSVVSAILG; from the coding sequence ATGAATTTAGGTAAACATATCCAAAATGCAAAATTAGAGTTAAGTAAAGTTATCTTTCCTACAAAAGGTCAGGTAAAACAAGCTTATATCGCTGTTATAGTTGTAGTGTCTGTTATCGCTGCGTTTTTAGCTCTAGTTGACCTTCTTATGTCATCTGTAGTTTCAGCAATCTTAGGTTAA
- the rplJ gene encoding 50S ribosomal protein L10, producing MLKSKKAEVIEQLTNSFADTAAVVICDYKGLTVSDLESLRKAARAKDTSVQVVKNTLATIALKNADMTGVELKDTNIFIWSDDVISAAKVAADFAKDNEKFVIKAGYLDKEAADVAKIEAFAKLPGREELLGMLAATWMAPLTNLAFGIDALRKKKEEEA from the coding sequence ATGCTTAAATCTAAAAAAGCTGAAGTAATTGAGCAACTTACTAATTCTTTCGCTGACACTGCTGCTGTAGTTATTTGTGACTACAAAGGTTTAACTGTTAGCGATTTAGAATCTTTAAGAAAAGCTGCTCGTGCAAAAGACACAAGTGTTCAGGTTGTAAAAAACACTTTAGCAACAATTGCACTTAAAAATGCTGATATGACAGGTGTAGAACTTAAAGATACAAATATCTTTATCTGGTCTGACGATGTTATTAGCGCTGCAAAAGTTGCTGCTGACTTTGCAAAAGATAACGAAAAATTCGTAATCAAAGCTGGTTACTTAGATAAAGAAGCAGCGGACGTAGCTAAAATTGAAGCGTTTGCTAAACTTCCAGGTCGTGAAGAACTTCTTGGTATGCTTGCTGCTACTTGGATGGCACCACTTACAAACCTTGCGTTTGGTATTGATGCTCTAAGAAAGAAAAAAGAGGAAGAAGCGTAA
- the rpmG gene encoding 50S ribosomal protein L33 produces the protein MREAIHLGCEKCTRRNYHTTKNKKTHTEKFSVRKYCKFCREHTVHKEMKL, from the coding sequence ATGAGAGAAGCAATTCACTTAGGTTGTGAGAAATGTACTAGACGTAACTATCACACAACTAAAAACAAAAAAACTCATACTGAAAAATTTTCAGTAAGAAAATACTGTAAATTCTGTAGAGAACATACAGTACACAAAGAGATGAAACTGTAA
- a CDS encoding FecR family protein, translating into MKLFLMLMIASFTYIYASVIGSVEYVQGNVKVKSSQSIKKVKVQQGYQIQEGDIITSYKDSYAKIVLVDNSTLVLDADSIVHFGSASELAQEKGRVYYKVTSKKVKNSFKVKTDFAIIGIKGTTFIVKAEEQKEVLLQEGLVGINSIKEEFELYRKKINADFEAFKAQQQQGFEEYKNGYSGYEKVMTTKAFDLQKQNKLSFDQNLVKEDSFEKDDYKEFEYFEKLIDEI; encoded by the coding sequence ATGAAACTATTCTTGATGTTAATGATAGCGAGTTTTACATATATTTACGCTTCTGTAATAGGGAGTGTTGAATATGTTCAAGGGAATGTTAAAGTAAAATCATCACAAAGCATTAAAAAAGTGAAAGTCCAGCAAGGATATCAGATCCAAGAGGGTGATATTATTACTTCCTATAAAGACTCATATGCAAAGATAGTTTTAGTAGATAACTCTACACTTGTGTTAGATGCAGATTCTATAGTTCATTTTGGCTCTGCTTCAGAACTAGCACAGGAAAAAGGTCGTGTTTATTACAAGGTCACTTCTAAAAAAGTAAAAAATTCATTTAAAGTGAAAACAGATTTTGCGATCATCGGGATCAAAGGGACTACGTTTATCGTAAAAGCCGAGGAGCAAAAAGAGGTATTATTACAAGAGGGGCTTGTCGGGATCAACAGCATCAAAGAGGAGTTTGAACTTTACAGAAAAAAAATCAATGCCGACTTTGAAGCTTTTAAAGCACAACAGCAACAGGGCTTTGAAGAGTACAAAAACGGTTACAGCGGTTATGAAAAAGTGATGACTACAAAAGCATTTGATCTCCAAAAACAAAATAAACTGAGTTTTGATCAGAATCTTGTAAAAGAGGATAGCTTTGAAAAAGATGATTATAAAGAGTTTGAGTATTTTGAGAAACTGATAGATGAGATTTAG